The segment TCAGACAGAACCAAATCGTCAAAAAGGAAGGCCGCCTGGTTCACTTTGAAACCAGAATGGCCATTCCCGACAAATGGTTTGAAGCCTGGGCCTATTCCCGGGAAGGTTGGCTGGAGATCTACCTTCGAGATATCACCGAGCGCAAACGATTGGAAGAGATGCTTCTCCGTTCTTGCGACGAATTGGAAACCCAGGTTTATAAACGAAAAGAAGAGTTGGCCTCGGCCATCGAAGCCCTTGGTCTGGAAAAAGAAGAAGGCAAACAGGCCCGGAAAAAGATCCTGGATCAGGCAAAAATTTTGGATGCCTTCTATAGAAGCACCATAACCCCTTTGGTCTTCCTCGATAAAGATTTTAACTTCCTCAGGGTAAACGCCGCCTATGCCGAAGCCTGCCAACGCCCGGAATCCGAATTCCCAGGGCACAATCATTTTGAATTTTATCCTCACGAAGAAAACGAAGCCATTTTCAGGCAGGTGGTCAAGGCCAAAACGCCTTTTCAAGCCATTGCCAAACCCTTTTCCTTCCCGGATCATCCGGAATGGGGGGTGACTTACTGGGACTGGACCCTGACGCCTTTGCTGGACGAGAACGGCGAAGTCGAATATTTAGTCTTTGCACTCAAGGATGTGACTGAAAAGGAGAGGGCCGAAGAGGCGCGCCGTCAAAACTTAGAGCTCTTGCGAACTGTTTTGAAAACCTTGCCGGTGGGAGTCTGGATATTGGATAAAAAAGGTTCCGTCTTACAGGGCAACCCCGCCAGCCTCCTGATTTGGGCCGGAGCCAGATATGTCGGAATAGACCGCTATGGGGAATATAAAGGCTGGTGGCTGGCCGATGGAAAGCCCATAGGACCGGAGGATTGGGCCGGGGCGCGGGCCATCCTCAAAGGAGAAACCTCCATTGATGAGGAAGTAGAGATTGAGTGTTTTGACGGAACCCATAAAATTATTCTCAACTCGGCCATCCCGATCCGAAACAGTGAACAAGAAATTACCGGGGCCGTTGTCGTCAACCAGGACATCACCGAACGGATGGAGATGGAGAAATGGACCCGGTCCACCAACGCCCTTCTTGAACTATTCGCCGGGAAAACCGAAAGAAAGGAATACTTAGATGCGGTGGTAGACCTGATTCACCGCTGGAGCAATTGTCAAAATGTGGGTATCCGGATTCGGGACCGGCAAGGCAACATCCCTTATGAAGCCCATCGGGGTTTCAGCCCGGATTTCGAAGCCTCCGAGAACTGGCTTTCACTGAACGGTGATCAATGCGCCTGTATCCGGGTGATCCAGGAAAACCCGGATCCGCAGGATCTCCCCCTGATGACGGCCCGCGGCTCCTTCCGGTGCAATGACACCGTAACCTATGTTTCCAATCTCTCGCCCGGAGAGCAGGCCCGTTTTAGAGGGGTCTGTGTAAAAAGCGGCTTTCTCTCCATGGCCATCATCCCGATACGCTATCAGGGGGAGATGCTGGGGGCGATTCATCTGGCCGATGAACGGGAAGAGAAGATTTCGCAAAAAACCGTTGAATTCATTGAGACGATGACCTCCCTGATCGGGGAAGCGGTTAATCGTTTTAATTTAGAGTCGGAATTAAAGCGGAATTTCGAGACCCAAACCGGGATCAACACCCTGCTTCGCCTTTCCCTGGAGGAAGTCACTCTGGACCAATTCCTGGAGGAGGCCCTTGACCTGCTGATTTCCCTGCCCTGGCCTGGTTCTTTCTCAAAGGGTTGTATCTTTCTGGTCGAAGAGGACTCCGAGGTCTTAGTCA is part of the Deltaproteobacteria bacterium genome and harbors:
- a CDS encoding PAS domain-containing protein, translating into MKISTFEGQIKKTRERLKTFRDRAQSSPEQKIAFFDEVLEEFSNALEELQSSEEELRQQNEELIQTRRIVEAEHQRYQELFDFTPDAYLVTDLKGIILEANRIAATLLSEAQDFLIGNPLLVYVATENHQTFLVRLGQLSGWGRSEDWEITLQPRKEKPFPASITITTMLNASGTVVGLRWLIRDITEQKQTQQALQMAHERLKSVLGNMADSYIALDFDWRFLEINPAAEEQIFNRPQEELIGKVFWDEYPQCIHTEFFRQNQIVKKEGRLVHFETRMAIPDKWFEAWAYSREGWLEIYLRDITERKRLEEMLLRSCDELETQVYKRKEELASAIEALGLEKEEGKQARKKILDQAKILDAFYRSTITPLVFLDKDFNFLRVNAAYAEACQRPESEFPGHNHFEFYPHEENEAIFRQVVKAKTPFQAIAKPFSFPDHPEWGVTYWDWTLTPLLDENGEVEYLVFALKDVTEKERAEEARRQNLELLRTVLKTLPVGVWILDKKGSVLQGNPASLLIWAGARYVGIDRYGEYKGWWLADGKPIGPEDWAGARAILKGETSIDEEVEIECFDGTHKIILNSAIPIRNSEQEITGAVVVNQDITERMEMEKWTRSTNALLELFAGKTERKEYLDAVVDLIHRWSNCQNVGIRIRDRQGNIPYEAHRGFSPDFEASENWLSLNGDQCACIRVIQENPDPQDLPLMTARGSFRCNDTVTYVSNLSPGEQARFRGVCVKSGFLSMAIIPIRYQGEMLGAIHLADEREEKISQKTVEFIETMTSLIGEAVNRFNLESELKRNFETQTGINTLLRLSLEEVTLDQFLEEALDLLISLPWPGSFSKGCIFLVEEDSEVLVMKAQRGFSDLHQKYCSSVPFGRCLCGQAVQKQALDFFGTCQGGHEIGEGSIETHAHYFIPIQFAGRTIGLINIYLVGDQYPRNLEKEGFLTAIADTMAGIIVRRRGEEELRESENRLRTLSAKLLTTQENERKKIAREVHDSLGSSLSAIKFKVEDVLQRIRLTPSVTISEPLEALVPIIQDTISETRRIQSDLRPPLLDDLGIIATFSWFCRRYQTIYSDILVDQAIGVREEEVPEPLKIVMFRITQEAMNNIGKYAGADRVQLDLRKNNRSIELIIRDNGKGFDPESLLSMESTKKGMGLSSMKERAELSGGSLAIDSQTGKGTVIKAVWPV